The DNA region AGCCAACCCGTTCGAGCCCCTTGAACCTAGTCTTGCGCTGTCCGGCCACGGTCTTGATCCAGCCGAAGGCCTCTTCAATCCGCTTTCTGATGCGCAGGCTCACGGCGTAGCCGGAATGGCGTGCCGTGCGTCCATCGATCGCGGAGCGGCGGCCGCTGATGTTGCGGGCGACATGCGGCGTCACCTGCATCGAGCGCAGCTCGTTGATGAAGTCCTCAGCGTCATATCCTTTGTCGGCGCCCAGCGTAATCGTCCGCGGCCGATCGGCATGGGGCTCAATCATATGCAGCGCCGCCACTCGTTCGGCATGGCCGTCCGCCTGCGTCAGGCAGGCATCGACCAAAAGTCCGTGGCGGTTCTCCATCAGTCCGTGCCCCATAAAGCAGAGCTTGGCCTCTTTGTCCGCACCCTTCTTGTACAATCGGGCTTGCGGGTCGGTGCTCGATGCATGGGTGGCGTTCGACCGCTTCTGACCATGAAAGCTCGCATCCGGGTTGCGCCCACCACTGCTCCCAGGCGGCTCATCCGCGTTGTCCTCCGGGCACCTGGGCCGGACACTCTTCATCGACGCCCACGCCTCGATCAGCGTGCCATCGACCGAGAAGTGCTCCGTGGATAGCAGCTTCTTGACTGGGGGCTGTGCCAGGACCGCTGCCAGGAACTTGGCCGCGATATCGCCCTCGAGCAGCCGGTCGCGGTTCTTCGAGAAACTCGAATGGTCCCAAACAGCATCATCGATCCCGAGGCCCACGAACCAGCGGAACAGCAGGTCAAACTCCAGCCGCTCCATCAACTGGCGCTCCGAACGGATCGAATAGAATGCCTGCAGCAGCATCGCCCGCAGCAGCTTCTCGGGCGCGATGGAGGGCCGCCCCAAACCCGAATATAGCGAAGAAAACTCACCTTCCAGCGCCAGCAGCGCCTCATTCACCAGCCGACGGATCGTACGCAGCGGGTGATCCTTCCGCACCCGTGACTCCAGATCCACATAGCTGAACAAGGCACCAGTTCTCTCGTCCGATCCCCGCAATCCCGCCTCCCCAAATCAGCGGACACCATTGAATCACGCGACAGCCGATCCGACGAGCGACTTCTTCAACACCCTGCTAGATGTGAGACGAAGGTGGCTTAGAGCTTTTCACCTATCAACGCGCTCCAGAGCCGAACAGCACCGTTTTGACTGTTTTGAAGAGCACGAGCAGATCGAGATCCAGCGAGAGATGCTTGATGTAGTATAGGTCAAAAGAGAGCTTCTCGAGCTCCTCCTGCGTGGTTCCGGCGTAACCCGACGTCACTTGTGCCCAGCCGGTGATGCCGGGCAAGACTAGTGACCGCAAGGCGTATTTAGGCTCGACCTCCTCAACCGCTCGAGAGACGTATTCCGCAACAGGTCTGGGGCCGATCAGGCTCATATCGCCGCGCAATATGTTGACGATCTGAGGCAGCTCATCGAAACGCAACTTCCGGATCAGTTCACAACCTGGAATGATCCGCTTATCGCCGATACTGGTCGATCCGCCCCCACTACCCCGGTACATAGTTCGGAACTTGTACATGCGGAAGCGGCGCCCACCATATCCGCGACGGATCTGAACAAAGACCACCGGGCTGCCATCTCGTGCAAATATGTAAAGCGCGACAAGCGCCGCGATAGGCACCGTCAGTGGCAGGCTCAGAAGCACACCGGCTAGATCAAAGAAGCGCTTTGTACGCGCATAGAGCATCTGGCCGGGTGCGTACGACAGGTGCGATGTGTCGAAACTCGAAACGTCCAATCTCCCCCGCTTTATTTCCAGATAGCGCATCCACGGCATGACCTCGATGCCGCCCAGATAACAGGCCGCCAACAGCGGAGACCATGCTTCGCTGTGGTGCTCCGTGGGGTCAATCAACAGGATCTCGGTGCCCCCGAGTTCAGCTTCCGGCCCAGCGAGCAAAGGCAGTTCGCCGATTTCACGCATGACGTGGTCTGAACCAGAAAAGCCTGCCAGAGCCACTCTTTCATCCAGCTGGCGGTGAAAGCGGACATTGGCAAACGCCATACAGAACACAGTAATGGGAAGACACAGCGCCAGCCCCGAATAGCTCACCGGGACCCGCAGAGCCGATAGAACGCTAACAGCGACGCTGAAGAGCGCGGCAGTCACCACACTGGAGATAACAATGGGCGCCTCATGGCGCCGAAACGCCGTCAGAATTGCCGCAGATATCAAAGGAACGAAGGAGAGGGCGAGAATCGCGGCGCTGATATTGAGCCAGTCTGTTCGCCCCGGAAGCGTGATAATGTAGAGGTAGCACAGCGCCTGCAGGATCACCGCCACGCCTACGGCGAAGGAAAAAGACTGTATCTCGCGAGCGAAGCGGTGACGTCGCGTGCGCCCACCTTGTGTTTGAACATAGGAGAGATCACGCACCGGATAGCTCGGGCCGGATCGACGTCGAGAGCGCTTTAGCATGAGGCTGTGCCTTGGCGGTGGCGCTGCACTAGAGCCCCATGGTTTCGATCATTTGTGCGTTAATCGTACGCACGTCGAACTTCTGTTCGGCGAGACGCCGGCTCTGGCGACCCATCTCCGACACTAGGCTTGGCTCATCGATAAACTTTTGCATCGCTTCAGCCAGAGCAGCGGGGTTTCGGGGCGGCACGAAGAACCCGTTAACACCTTCTACCACCGTTTCCCTACACCCCGGTGTGTCGGCGGTGATTACCGGACGGCCACTCGCCATCGCCTCCTGGATTGAACGCGGAAGCCCTTCCCTATAGTAGGACGGAAGGACATACACCCCGCTTTGGGCAAGCCACGGGCGGACGTCGACATGGCCGGGCCACTCTATGATCTTGTTCTCTGCCCACTGCTTAATGTGAGCAAGAGCAATCGCGTCGGGGTTGGAATCAACTCCGCCGAGGAGAACGAAGCGCACCTCAGGAAATTTGGCCTTAATGATCTTCGCCGCTTCCACGTAGTCGACAATCCCCTTTGCAGCTAATAGCCGCGCGGCGAGTACGAAGGTGATTGGCTTGTTTGCTGGAGGGAGAAGGGGCCACGCGGAGAGATCTACGCCTGTTCCATTAACGCGCACGATCTGGTCACCCTTGACCATCCCCATGGCTTGCAGTTCACGAGCGTCGTCAGGATTCTGAACGAATACTTTTTCAGCTCGGCTAAGCGCGAGGGTATAAAGCAACCGCGCTACACAGTGGATCGACGCGCCGGGCAGACGTTCGCGAGCCCGCATGTCAAAGGCGTAGCCCAACCCAGCGACAAGAGCGTATCGTTGCGGAACTCCTGCCATTGCCGCTGCCAAAGTGCCATAAATCACGGGCTTAATTGCAAAGCTTAGAACCGCATCCAGAGAGAGGCCTGCCAGGACGTGGCGCAGTTGGAGCAAATCTGTGACATCACGCACCGGATTAAGCCCCGTGCGCGATAAGGAAATTTCGACCGCCTCGACGCCTATGTTGGCTAGTGCCTTCCGCTTCGTCGCATCAATGCCTGGGGCAAGGGCGAATACCTGATGCCCCCGCCGCGCGATGTCTTCAAGAAGCGGTGCGCGGAAGTTTAGTAGCGAGAAGGCATCATTGCTGATGATTGCGAATCGTACCTTGCGTATCAAGGTGAACTGGCCAAAAGGTTTTCTGGAGCAGGAACCTGTGCATCATAACGAAGGAGGCGGCGCACATAGTCAAGGCTACGACTTGGATTGAGCCTACGGGCCGGATACAAAACTGACAGACCAGTTGCTCGTCCGTACCGGTGAGGTGAATTCACTCGGTTTCCCTCCGTGGGCACAACGATGCGAACTTTCCTCGAGCGGGCTAGTGGAAGGGACCGTGCCAGCATGCCCTCTACGAATGAGTGCTGGAGTGGGTTGGACCTACCGAGGATGGCTACAACGGTTT from Devosia sp. RR2S18 includes:
- a CDS encoding sugar transferase, with amino-acid sequence MRDLSYVQTQGGRTRRHRFAREIQSFSFAVGVAVILQALCYLYIITLPGRTDWLNISAAILALSFVPLISAAILTAFRRHEAPIVISSVVTAALFSVAVSVLSALRVPVSYSGLALCLPITVFCMAFANVRFHRQLDERVALAGFSGSDHVMREIGELPLLAGPEAELGGTEILLIDPTEHHSEAWSPLLAACYLGGIEVMPWMRYLEIKRGRLDVSSFDTSHLSYAPGQMLYARTKRFFDLAGVLLSLPLTVPIAALVALYIFARDGSPVVFVQIRRGYGGRRFRMYKFRTMYRGSGGGSTSIGDKRIIPGCELIRKLRFDELPQIVNILRGDMSLIGPRPVAEYVSRAVEEVEPKYALRSLVLPGITGWAQVTSGYAGTTQEELEKLSFDLYYIKHLSLDLDLLVLFKTVKTVLFGSGAR
- a CDS encoding glycosyltransferase family 4 protein; the encoded protein is MIRKVRFAIISNDAFSLLNFRAPLLEDIARRGHQVFALAPGIDATKRKALANIGVEAVEISLSRTGLNPVRDVTDLLQLRHVLAGLSLDAVLSFAIKPVIYGTLAAAMAGVPQRYALVAGLGYAFDMRARERLPGASIHCVARLLYTLALSRAEKVFVQNPDDARELQAMGMVKGDQIVRVNGTGVDLSAWPLLPPANKPITFVLAARLLAAKGIVDYVEAAKIIKAKFPEVRFVLLGGVDSNPDAIALAHIKQWAENKIIEWPGHVDVRPWLAQSGVYVLPSYYREGLPRSIQEAMASGRPVITADTPGCRETVVEGVNGFFVPPRNPAALAEAMQKFIDEPSLVSEMGRQSRRLAEQKFDVRTINAQMIETMGL